AACAACATATTCCTGCGCAGTTAGCTCCTTGATGATGTGGGCGTAGGCTGTGTTAAAATTACTATGTACACCCCCATGTGGCAACACCAGTAACGGGTATTTTTTCGACGGGTCAATTTTGGTGGGGATAAACACATAGGCCGAAAAACGAACGGGATTTTTCGCACCCTGACCCGTTGGATTTTTGATAACAGCCGGGGGTGGCCCCGTAATAATAATCTTATCAACCAGTACGGCATCGCCCAGCCGCTGCGACCAGGTCAGATCGTCGATGGTTTTATCCAGGGCATCAAACTGGTGTTGCATACTGGCTAACTGCCGTTGCAGCGCGGCCACCTGGTTCTGATTACCTTCTGAATTTTGAGCCTTTGCCTGCCCATAAAGCAGTATTCCCACAAAAAGAGAGAGAACGATTCTGGTAACTTTTTTCATTGGTTGTAAAAACAGGTAAGAGATAAAAGTAAGTTATACGGCATCCGAAAGGCTGCTGAACGTAAAATCGCGAATGCGTAAGGGTGGCACCAGGCAGCCCCGCGTGCGTTCAGGAATACCGATGGCTTCGAGGTTGTTGAGCATGATAACCGGGCTTTCGTTGAAGCGGAAATTTTTGATCGGGTGCTTAATCTGCCCGTTATCAATGTAGAATGTTCCGTCGCGGGTAAGGCCGGTGTAGAGCAGGGTTTGCGGGTCCAGCCAGCGCGTATACCAGAATCGAGTGACCAGAATTCCTTTCTCGGTGCCTTTGATCATATCGGCCAGCGACTGCGTTCCGCCTTCCATGACAAAGCCAGACGGTTCGGGCAAGGGTTTAACGCCTTTCTGCTTCGCCCAATAGGGCGAGTACGACATATTTTTAACCACCCCTTTGTCGAACCAGATCACTTTTTCGTACGGATAGCCATCGCCCGAAAACGGTGAACTAGGGACCTGCGAATCGGCGGGGTCGGAATAGATCGTCACCCGTTCGTCCAGTAGCTTTTCGCCCAGGCGCGTCCCTCCCCCTTTCTTGCTCAGGAAACTTCGGCCTTCGTCGGCAGTACGGGCATCCATCGCCCGCACCATAAACTGAATCAGTTCGCCAGCCGCCAGCGGCTCCAGAATAACGGTATACTTACCCGGTTCCAGGGCAACGGCCTTCTGTGAAGCGCGGGCTTTCTGAATGGCAATATCGGTTAACGCACCCGTCTTGAGTTTAGCAACGTCGTTGAAATCCCCTGCAGCATAACCAGACCCCGTCCCATCGGGCGTACGAATCGTCAGCGAGAAATTAGCATTGGTACTTTTATGGTAGCCGAACAAGCCTTTGCTGTTGCCGATGGCGTTGAACGTAGCCGAGTCCTCCAGAAATCCCGCGCCACTCAACTGACTCGCCATAATGGATTTGATACTGGCCCCGGCCAGCTTAGCCCGATCGGGCGCTTTCATGCTAGCTGTTGTTTCGACAAATGCCTTTGGACTGGTGTAGGTTTGTGGGCCCGGCATGGGCATATATTCCGGGTTTTCGGGTGCCAGCCGGGCCATCTCTTCCGCCCGACGGACTGCCTTTTCGAGCGAGGACTCATCGAACTCATTGATATCCGACGTTCCGATCCGTTTGCCCAACACAGCCGTTACCGATACTGTCAGATTGTTAGTCGCTCCGGCGGTAGAAACAGAGTTCCGGGCAAACCGGATATTTCCGGTCCGCCCCCCGTTCAGCTCTACCTTCATCTCGTCGGCCCTGGAATAGCTCAACACTTTATCAATGAGCCGCTTGGCTTCTTCCTGCGATAAAATAGCCATGATTTTTATGGAGTATTAGGAGCGAGTAGTGATGCGCGAGAATGCTGGCGCAAGCCAGAGAGTAGGCGTCGGCATTCTCGCGCATCACTACTCGCTCTAATACTACTGTTTTAAATTTTCCGTCCGGTGTTGATTACGTTTACGCCATTAAAACGGGTGGTAGGACAGCCATGCGAGACGGCGCTGGCCTGCCCCGGCTGTCCTTTCCCGTCGAAGAAAGTGCCGAATAAGCGGTAGTCGTCCTTATCGCAGATGCGGGCGCAGGAATTCCAGAACTCCTGCGTGTTGGACTGATACGCTACATCATCGAGCATACCCACTAGCTTACCGTCCTTGATTTCGTAGAAAAGCTGACCG
This window of the Spirosoma aerolatum genome carries:
- a CDS encoding TldD/PmbA family protein — its product is MAILSQEEAKRLIDKVLSYSRADEMKVELNGGRTGNIRFARNSVSTAGATNNLTVSVTAVLGKRIGTSDINEFDESSLEKAVRRAEEMARLAPENPEYMPMPGPQTYTSPKAFVETTASMKAPDRAKLAGASIKSIMASQLSGAGFLEDSATFNAIGNSKGLFGYHKSTNANFSLTIRTPDGTGSGYAAGDFNDVAKLKTGALTDIAIQKARASQKAVALEPGKYTVILEPLAAGELIQFMVRAMDARTADEGRSFLSKKGGGTRLGEKLLDERVTIYSDPADSQVPSSPFSGDGYPYEKVIWFDKGVVKNMSYSPYWAKQKGVKPLPEPSGFVMEGGTQSLADMIKGTEKGILVTRFWYTRWLDPQTLLYTGLTRDGTFYIDNGQIKHPIKNFRFNESPVIMLNNLEAIGIPERTRGCLVPPLRIRDFTFSSLSDAV